One window from the genome of Spiractinospora alimapuensis encodes:
- a CDS encoding winged helix-turn-helix domain-containing protein, with amino-acid sequence MTHPRKQLDETIHAPIRYSIIAAVVSVDRVDFQFLRDALEITDSHLSKQLSILESAEYIEIERTFIGKRRRTYITATPQGRAAFAQHTEALRAIASGAAPVFGSAVDADTEG; translated from the coding sequence ATGACGCACCCTCGCAAGCAGTTGGACGAGACGATCCACGCGCCGATCCGGTACTCGATCATCGCCGCCGTGGTCTCCGTCGACCGGGTGGACTTCCAGTTCCTGCGCGACGCTCTGGAGATCACCGACTCGCACCTGTCCAAGCAGCTCTCGATCCTGGAGAGCGCGGAGTACATCGAGATCGAACGCACCTTCATCGGCAAGCGCCGCCGCACCTACATCACAGCGACGCCACAGGGCAGGGCGGCGTTCGCCCAGCACACCGAGGCGCTGCGGGCCATCGCCAGCGGCGCGGCCCCCGTGTTTGGCTCGGCCGTGGACGCCGACACCGAAGGGTGA
- a CDS encoding DUF7144 family membrane protein, whose product MELRTANGWQFFAATMLLLAGAFHVVQGLVSWWQPEFFVVAEGNLFLFNFVVWGIVLVAWGVVVGLTGLACLTGQTWARAAGVTVAAISVLVQFAFMVAYPFWSILGIVVSLMVIYGLTAGWNRGRIDQGTTQEVGTAERAYRSGRRDAEGAPAPRVESEDIGDRTGRHQQSTG is encoded by the coding sequence ATGGAATTGAGAACAGCCAACGGTTGGCAGTTCTTCGCTGCCACAATGTTGCTACTCGCCGGGGCGTTCCATGTCGTGCAAGGACTGGTGTCCTGGTGGCAGCCGGAATTCTTCGTGGTCGCGGAAGGGAACTTGTTCCTGTTCAATTTCGTGGTCTGGGGAATCGTACTGGTGGCCTGGGGTGTCGTCGTTGGCCTGACGGGTCTCGCCTGTCTCACGGGACAGACGTGGGCTCGTGCCGCGGGTGTCACGGTCGCGGCCATCAGTGTCCTGGTGCAGTTCGCGTTCATGGTCGCCTACCCGTTCTGGTCGATCCTCGGGATCGTGGTCAGCCTGATGGTGATCTACGGCCTGACCGCCGGGTGGAACCGTGGTCGGATTGACCAAGGGACGACACAGGAAGTCGGTACGGCCGAGCGAGCCTACCGATCCGGTCGGCGTGACGCCGAAGGCGCGCCCGCCCCGCGAGTGGAGAGCGAGGACATCGGCGATCGCACCGGACGACACCAACAGTCAACCGGATAG
- a CDS encoding aldehyde dehydrogenase (NADP(+)), which translates to MTELLSTNPRTGASVPTGITPSTPDDVNAAAERAATAFNELRRWSRSERAALLRAMAEELESRTDAIVETADGETALGSPRLNGELTRTGFQLRLFAETLDEGSYLEASIDHAGDTAMGPRPDLRRMLLPLGPVAVFGASNFPLAFSVPGGDTASALAAGCPVVVKAHESHPLTSRLCGEALSAAATRVGAPDGTVQLVYGREAGAQLVQHPAIAAVGFTGSLNGGKALLALINQREDPIPFYGELSGLNPVVVTDAAARERAEEIGQGLAGSYTLGSGQFCTKPGLAFVPATPDGDRLVDALSGATTERPAHLMLNEGIRAMFDRGSEAMAGVDSVSELARGEAATGDAIAAQAVALSVPADQVDESLTAECFGPLIVVARYRDEKELLAALDRLEPSLTATAHLEENEAEERAGVLDALQRLSGRLVFNGFPTGVAVSWAQHHGGPWPSTNAVHTSVGPTAIRRFLRPYTWQNAPAAALPSELRDGASEVPRRVDGNLVLPDRG; encoded by the coding sequence ATGACGGAACTGCTCAGCACGAACCCCCGTACGGGAGCGAGCGTGCCCACGGGCATCACCCCCAGCACGCCCGACGATGTGAACGCCGCGGCGGAACGCGCCGCGACGGCCTTCAACGAACTGCGTCGATGGAGTCGCTCGGAGCGCGCGGCGCTGCTGCGTGCGATGGCGGAGGAGCTGGAGTCCCGCACCGACGCGATCGTGGAGACCGCCGACGGCGAGACCGCGCTCGGCTCGCCGCGCCTGAACGGCGAACTGACACGCACCGGCTTCCAGTTGCGTCTCTTCGCCGAGACCCTGGACGAGGGGAGCTACCTCGAGGCGTCGATCGACCACGCCGGCGACACCGCGATGGGGCCACGGCCGGACCTGCGGCGCATGCTGCTCCCCCTCGGCCCGGTGGCGGTCTTCGGCGCCAGCAACTTCCCGCTCGCCTTCTCGGTGCCCGGCGGCGACACCGCTTCGGCCCTCGCCGCCGGCTGCCCCGTCGTGGTCAAGGCGCACGAGTCGCACCCACTGACCTCGCGGCTGTGCGGCGAGGCGCTCAGCGCGGCGGCGACGCGCGTCGGAGCCCCCGACGGCACCGTCCAACTCGTCTACGGACGGGAGGCGGGCGCCCAGCTCGTCCAGCATCCCGCGATCGCGGCGGTCGGGTTCACCGGCTCGCTGAACGGCGGGAAGGCCCTGCTGGCCCTCATCAACCAACGCGAGGACCCGATCCCCTTCTACGGAGAGCTGAGCGGCCTCAACCCCGTCGTCGTCACCGACGCGGCGGCGCGGGAGCGGGCCGAGGAGATCGGGCAGGGGCTCGCCGGCTCCTACACCTTGGGTTCGGGCCAGTTCTGTACCAAGCCGGGCCTGGCCTTCGTCCCCGCGACGCCCGACGGCGACCGCCTGGTCGACGCCCTGTCCGGCGCCACGACGGAACGCCCGGCGCACCTGATGCTCAACGAGGGCATCCGCGCCATGTTCGACCGGGGAAGCGAGGCCATGGCGGGTGTCGACTCGGTGTCGGAACTCGCGCGTGGGGAGGCCGCGACCGGGGACGCGATCGCCGCCCAGGCGGTGGCGTTGAGCGTTCCGGCCGACCAAGTGGACGAGTCCCTGACGGCGGAGTGCTTCGGCCCCCTGATCGTGGTGGCGCGCTACCGGGACGAGAAGGAACTGCTGGCCGCGCTGGACCGGCTGGAGCCCTCCCTCACGGCGACCGCGCACCTGGAGGAGAACGAGGCGGAGGAGCGGGCAGGGGTGCTCGACGCACTGCAGCGCCTGTCCGGCCGGCTGGTGTTCAACGGCTTCCCGACCGGTGTGGCGGTGTCGTGGGCGCAACACCACGGTGGTCCGTGGCCGTCCACCAACGCGGTCCACACCTCGGTGGGGCCGACCGCCATCCGTCGGTTCCTGCGTCCGTACACCTGGCAGAACGCACCCGCCGCCGCGCTGCCGTCGGAGCTTCGCGACGGCGCGTCCGAGGTTCCGCGCCGGGTCGACGGGAACCTCGTGCTGCCCGACCGGGGATGA
- a CDS encoding sulfite exporter TauE/SafE family protein: protein MDLTSASFLFGAGVASGLVGSIAGLASLFSYPALLAVGLPPIAANVTNTVALFSTTVGAAAGSRPELRGQGRRLLWLMGIAVVGGGVGAFLLLRTPSEMFELVVPWLIALGSVVLLFRDRIRTAARRRAPASARLRPSPLLAVAVLLVGVYGGYFGAAAGIMMLAVLSIAASERLAVTNAVKNVVTGAANLTAGVAYAILAPVDWAAAGCLALGCLLGAWIGPAIVRRLPQAPLRVGIALAGIALAVHLFLGAVN from the coding sequence GTGGACTTGACCTCTGCCTCGTTCCTCTTCGGCGCGGGTGTCGCTTCCGGACTGGTGGGGTCCATCGCCGGACTCGCCTCGCTGTTCAGCTATCCGGCGCTCCTCGCGGTCGGGCTGCCGCCGATCGCCGCGAACGTCACGAACACCGTCGCCCTGTTCTCAACGACCGTGGGCGCCGCGGCCGGCTCCCGCCCGGAACTGCGCGGGCAGGGGCGCCGCCTCCTGTGGCTGATGGGTATCGCCGTGGTCGGCGGTGGGGTGGGCGCCTTCCTGTTGCTGCGCACGCCGTCGGAGATGTTCGAGCTCGTCGTTCCCTGGCTGATCGCCCTGGGGTCGGTCGTCCTGCTGTTCCGCGACCGGATCCGCACCGCCGCCCGCAGGCGAGCCCCCGCCAGCGCGCGCCTCCGCCCTTCGCCGCTCCTCGCCGTGGCCGTCCTCCTGGTCGGTGTCTACGGCGGCTACTTCGGAGCCGCCGCCGGCATCATGATGCTCGCGGTGCTGTCCATCGCGGCCTCCGAACGTCTCGCCGTCACCAACGCGGTGAAGAACGTGGTGACGGGAGCGGCGAACCTCACCGCCGGTGTCGCCTACGCCATCCTCGCCCCCGTGGACTGGGCGGCCGCCGGATGCCTGGCCCTCGGGTGCCTCCTCGGCGCGTGGATCGGCCCCGCCATCGTCCGCCGTCTCCCCCAAGCCCCGCTGCGCGTCGGCATCGCCCTCGCGGGGATCGCCCTGGCCGTCCACCTGTTCCTCGGCGCCGTCAACTAG
- a CDS encoding TRAP transporter substrate-binding protein — protein sequence MAPQFPTPSSPPHRQHAPRRPGAWKAATVLGLAASMMLTACGGDAEDGDDSYTWSLAESHPDDYPTTLGGVWFTDELRERTDSRIDVTSYANAQLGEERDVLEQVQMGAVEMTRVSASPVSEFVPEWGLFSLPYIFDDADHMWRFLESDYGNEMLEGLREGGYVGLGYYEPGARNFYTSDTPIESPDDLAGQNIRVIPGAVNTDMIEAMGGSPVSMDYGEVYGALESGVIDGAENNEPSFVSSGHYETATHFTRDGHQRVPEVLLINADLWDSLSEEDQELMREVAQESIPYQRDLWDAEVEESIEIMEEAGVEVYDVDVAEFQDAVADMVDGYRDDFGEALDAIDEVR from the coding sequence ATGGCACCACAGTTCCCCACCCCCTCCAGCCCTCCGCACCGACAGCACGCACCGCGCCGTCCCGGGGCGTGGAAGGCCGCCACCGTTCTGGGTCTGGCGGCCAGCATGATGCTCACCGCGTGCGGCGGTGACGCCGAAGACGGTGACGACAGCTACACCTGGTCACTCGCCGAGAGCCACCCCGACGACTACCCCACCACCCTGGGTGGAGTCTGGTTCACCGACGAACTCCGGGAACGGACCGACAGCCGCATCGACGTCACCTCCTACGCCAACGCCCAACTCGGCGAGGAACGCGACGTCCTGGAACAGGTCCAGATGGGCGCCGTGGAGATGACACGGGTCAGCGCCAGCCCGGTCTCGGAGTTCGTCCCCGAGTGGGGGCTCTTCTCCCTGCCCTACATCTTCGACGACGCCGACCACATGTGGCGGTTCCTGGAGAGCGACTACGGCAACGAGATGCTGGAGGGACTGCGCGAGGGCGGGTACGTCGGGCTCGGTTACTACGAGCCCGGGGCCCGCAACTTCTACACCTCCGACACCCCCATCGAGTCACCGGACGACCTCGCCGGACAGAACATCCGGGTCATCCCCGGCGCGGTCAACACCGACATGATCGAGGCGATGGGCGGTTCCCCCGTCAGCATGGACTACGGGGAGGTCTACGGCGCCCTGGAGTCCGGTGTGATCGACGGGGCGGAGAACAACGAACCCAGCTTCGTGAGCAGCGGCCACTACGAGACCGCGACGCACTTCACCCGGGACGGACACCAGCGGGTCCCCGAGGTCCTCCTCATCAACGCCGACCTGTGGGACTCCCTCAGTGAGGAGGACCAGGAGCTGATGCGGGAGGTGGCGCAGGAGTCCATCCCCTACCAGCGGGACCTGTGGGACGCGGAGGTCGAGGAGTCGATCGAGATCATGGAGGAGGCCGGCGTCGAGGTCTACGACGTGGACGTCGCCGAGTTCCAGGACGCCGTCGCCGACATGGTGGACGGGTACCGCGACGACTTCGGCGAGGCACTCGACGCCATCGACGAGGTGCGGTGA
- a CDS encoding glycoside hydrolase family 55 protein — MIGRRTFLVGSAAVAGVTFTGTAHADQGGAGRLWQEFTETPYSHPQIPNVAHAGYRGGETPPRPAVAANVLRYGAAKDGSADAADAINQAIEDVGRAGGGVVLMPAGTYRVDDVIRIGYDDVVLRGVGSGSTILRPTRHLTDIVGEHRSQHGGDSNAWCWTGGLVWVCHRDRYAELVDQIQRTTVAPERWTGDTVLSGISEPAEQGDFAVRVADPAALSVGQRVLLRLDDNGDHSLLRHMCGEVEGTFTYPWGDMDRLLGSLPYTWPVRIAGIDGDVVELAQPLPLDVRPEWEPAFTTTGPVVTGVGVEGITIEMPEAEQATHLQDPGHNGVIFQCAWDCWGDDLVVRDGDNGFVFTCAKNVTLTRTVVSGRARHHSYICREQSHDNVVDDFVIDEATTELTDGAIHHGINVEGLASGNVWSNGRMDNGTFDSHRGLPFGNVRTDIVVNNDGRHGGAAQQGPLLGARFAHWNVTVTNGRAGCVRIDEIAPRSATVGISEVSDFGQIPGPDFTGDLESRLESYGTPGISPGNLYHAQRDHLR, encoded by the coding sequence ATGATCGGACGAAGGACGTTCCTCGTCGGTAGTGCCGCGGTGGCCGGTGTCACGTTCACCGGAACCGCGCACGCCGACCAAGGCGGAGCGGGACGGCTCTGGCAGGAGTTCACGGAGACGCCCTACTCCCACCCACAGATCCCCAACGTGGCCCACGCCGGATACCGGGGCGGCGAGACGCCGCCCCGGCCGGCGGTCGCCGCCAACGTCCTGCGGTACGGCGCGGCGAAGGACGGATCGGCCGACGCCGCGGACGCCATCAACCAGGCGATCGAGGACGTAGGGCGGGCCGGAGGTGGCGTGGTGCTCATGCCGGCGGGCACCTACCGCGTCGACGACGTGATCCGGATCGGATACGACGACGTCGTGCTGCGTGGTGTTGGCAGCGGCAGCACGATACTCCGTCCCACCCGGCACCTCACCGACATCGTCGGCGAGCATCGCAGCCAGCACGGCGGTGACAGCAACGCCTGGTGTTGGACCGGGGGACTGGTCTGGGTCTGTCACCGGGACCGCTACGCGGAGCTCGTCGACCAGATCCAGCGGACCACTGTCGCCCCAGAGCGCTGGACCGGCGACACCGTGCTCTCCGGGATCAGCGAACCGGCGGAACAGGGCGACTTCGCGGTCCGGGTCGCCGACCCCGCGGCCCTGAGCGTTGGTCAGCGCGTCCTGCTGCGGTTGGACGACAACGGCGACCACAGTCTGCTCCGGCACATGTGTGGGGAAGTGGAGGGCACCTTCACCTACCCCTGGGGGGACATGGACCGGCTGTTGGGTTCGCTTCCCTACACCTGGCCGGTGCGGATCGCGGGGATCGACGGCGACGTCGTCGAACTCGCCCAACCGCTCCCCCTGGACGTGCGCCCCGAGTGGGAGCCGGCGTTCACCACCACCGGGCCCGTGGTCACCGGCGTCGGGGTCGAGGGCATCACGATCGAGATGCCCGAGGCCGAACAGGCCACGCACCTCCAGGACCCCGGTCACAACGGGGTCATCTTCCAGTGCGCCTGGGACTGCTGGGGCGACGACCTCGTGGTGCGCGACGGCGACAACGGGTTCGTGTTCACTTGTGCCAAGAACGTGACCCTCACCCGGACGGTGGTGTCGGGAAGGGCGCGACACCACTCCTACATCTGTCGGGAGCAGTCGCACGACAACGTCGTGGACGACTTCGTCATCGACGAGGCCACCACGGAGCTGACGGACGGCGCCATCCACCACGGCATCAACGTCGAGGGCCTCGCCTCGGGCAACGTGTGGTCCAACGGGCGGATGGACAACGGCACCTTCGACAGCCACCGGGGCCTGCCCTTCGGCAACGTGCGCACCGACATCGTCGTCAACAACGACGGGCGGCACGGAGGCGCGGCCCAACAGGGGCCGCTGCTGGGGGCGAGGTTCGCGCACTGGAACGTCACGGTCACCAACGGACGGGCCGGGTGCGTGCGGATCGACGAGATCGCGCCCCGCAGCGCGACGGTCGGCATCTCCGAGGTCAGTGACTTCGGTCAGATCCCCGGGCCGGACTTCACCGGTGACCTGGAGAGCCGCCTGGAGAGCTACGGAACGCCCGGGATCTCACCGGGGAATCTCTACCACGCGCAGCGCGATCACCTGCGCTGA
- a CDS encoding SgcJ/EcaC family oxidoreductase, giving the protein MAYTTGGRIPSEADLAAIETLVGQLQSAQQRARAEEFLDLFAGEAIWTTAHGKLLPTRDAIETFTRTVLPPSVDAPVTATFDIEHIQFLRDDVAAVKIRQRPITRGGDRLDDELVAAGDLEAGVRENPDRLPGTPMHVLVKDGGRWLIAAAQNTKVVDPEEVVARFTG; this is encoded by the coding sequence ATGGCCTACACAACCGGTGGCCGAATCCCGTCCGAGGCTGACCTGGCCGCGATCGAGACCCTCGTCGGCCAACTCCAGTCCGCGCAGCAGCGGGCACGGGCCGAGGAGTTCCTGGACCTGTTCGCCGGAGAGGCGATCTGGACGACGGCCCACGGGAAACTACTGCCCACCAGGGACGCGATCGAGACGTTCACGCGCACGGTCCTGCCGCCGTCCGTCGACGCGCCCGTGACCGCGACCTTCGACATCGAACACATCCAGTTCCTGCGCGACGACGTGGCGGCCGTCAAGATCCGGCAGCGGCCGATCACCCGCGGCGGTGACCGGCTGGACGACGAGCTGGTGGCGGCCGGCGACCTGGAGGCCGGCGTGCGGGAGAACCCCGACCGCCTCCCCGGGACCCCGATGCACGTCCTGGTGAAGGACGGAGGGCGGTGGCTCATCGCCGCCGCCCAGAACACCAAGGTGGTCGACCCCGAGGAGGTGGTCGCGCGGTTCACCGGATGA
- a CDS encoding alpha/beta hydrolase produces MSNPTVPEFPARGGDLPCVPFDPELVPGLEVHRRAIGPDLGADDVLERRRIMNAVTPSVDRLRRDGRFEVENRSVPGPSGAPDVPLLVCRPVGVGASLPAVYFSHPGGMVVGNNRFGLDDVLDWAEEMPMVVVSVEYRLAPEHPHPAPVEDCYAGLVWLAQNAEAVGADPDRLLVAGVSAGGGLSAALALMARDRGGPRLAGQVLVCPMLDDRNNSPSALQMGNHGTWGRSANTTGWRALLGDAAGGPDVSPYAAPARAVDLSDLPPAFLDVGSAENFRDEVVTYASRLWQAGGEAELHVWPGGYHGFDTVTPEAALSKDAVEARRRWLRRWLG; encoded by the coding sequence ATGTCGAATCCCACTGTGCCCGAGTTCCCCGCTCGTGGCGGTGACCTGCCGTGCGTTCCGTTCGATCCCGAGCTCGTGCCGGGGTTGGAGGTGCACCGCCGGGCCATCGGGCCGGACCTCGGGGCCGACGACGTGCTGGAGCGACGAAGGATCATGAACGCGGTGACGCCCTCCGTCGACCGACTGCGGCGTGACGGTCGGTTCGAGGTCGAGAACCGGAGCGTGCCAGGGCCGTCCGGAGCCCCGGACGTTCCCTTGCTGGTCTGTCGGCCGGTCGGCGTGGGGGCGTCGCTTCCCGCCGTGTATTTCTCCCATCCCGGCGGGATGGTGGTGGGGAACAACCGGTTCGGTCTGGACGACGTCCTGGATTGGGCCGAAGAGATGCCCATGGTCGTCGTGTCGGTGGAGTACCGGCTCGCGCCGGAGCATCCACATCCGGCGCCGGTCGAGGACTGTTACGCCGGGCTGGTGTGGCTCGCGCAGAACGCGGAGGCGGTGGGGGCGGACCCCGATCGGCTGCTGGTGGCCGGGGTCAGCGCTGGTGGCGGGCTGTCGGCCGCGCTCGCCCTGATGGCGCGGGACCGCGGTGGACCGCGGCTGGCTGGGCAGGTGCTCGTGTGCCCGATGCTGGACGACCGGAACAACTCTCCCTCCGCCCTCCAGATGGGGAACCACGGGACGTGGGGTCGTTCGGCGAACACGACCGGGTGGCGGGCGCTGTTGGGCGACGCGGCGGGCGGTCCGGACGTGTCGCCGTACGCCGCGCCCGCGCGGGCCGTCGACCTCTCGGATCTGCCACCGGCGTTCCTCGACGTCGGGTCGGCCGAGAACTTCCGGGACGAGGTGGTGACCTACGCCAGCCGACTATGGCAGGCCGGAGGGGAGGCGGAGCTGCACGTTTGGCCCGGCGGTTACCACGGCTTCGACACTGTGACGCCGGAGGCGGCGCTGTCCAAGGACGCTGTCGAGGCCAGGCGCCGGTGGCTCCGGCGCTGGTTGGGCTGA
- a CDS encoding FAD-dependent monooxygenase, whose amino-acid sequence MKRVLISGASVAGPALAYWLARYGFDVTVVERAPTVRKGGYNIDVRGVGIDVVDRMGIRSDLQAARTGLRGLTMTSEVTPTPIDVPVGAFTAGEGDHNIEINRDALCARLFALTEGRVDYRFDDSIVALRDNGTGVAVDFHQGQGAEYDVVVGADGLHSTTRGLVFGPEERYAHALGAYVAFFSVAREELPHGWGEIATNRRRMAGVFANQWGETKAFLALRDGGNGTVARSDASEQRRFLAEVFVDFGGRVPRLLEQLSDASDFFFDSMSQIKMDTWSKGRVVLLGDAAYGPSPASGQGTSLALVGAYVLAGELARHNGDHQRAFPAYEERIRDFVTQNQRIPGTGLPFLVPATRRGTWVRDRFLRVAPHLRALSGLQRYLDPIHRAANAIDLPDYREMVLPSE is encoded by the coding sequence ATGAAACGAGTGTTGATCTCGGGGGCCAGCGTCGCCGGGCCCGCGCTGGCGTACTGGCTGGCGCGCTACGGCTTCGACGTCACGGTGGTGGAACGTGCCCCCACCGTGCGTAAGGGCGGCTACAACATCGACGTTCGCGGGGTGGGCATCGACGTGGTCGATCGGATGGGCATCCGGTCCGACCTCCAGGCCGCCCGGACCGGTCTGCGTGGGCTCACGATGACCAGCGAGGTCACACCCACGCCCATCGACGTTCCGGTGGGGGCCTTCACCGCCGGCGAGGGCGACCACAACATCGAGATCAATCGGGACGCGCTGTGCGCTCGACTCTTCGCCCTCACCGAGGGGCGGGTCGACTACCGTTTCGACGACTCGATCGTCGCCCTGCGCGACAACGGGACCGGCGTGGCGGTCGACTTCCACCAAGGACAAGGCGCCGAGTACGACGTGGTCGTGGGCGCGGACGGCCTGCACTCCACCACGCGTGGACTCGTGTTCGGTCCCGAGGAGCGCTACGCGCACGCACTCGGTGCCTACGTGGCGTTCTTCTCCGTGGCCAGGGAGGAGCTCCCGCATGGATGGGGCGAGATCGCCACCAATCGGCGCCGGATGGCGGGCGTGTTCGCCAACCAGTGGGGAGAGACCAAGGCGTTCCTGGCGTTGCGGGACGGTGGGAACGGGACGGTCGCGCGGAGTGACGCGAGCGAACAACGGCGTTTCCTCGCGGAGGTCTTCGTCGACTTCGGAGGGCGGGTGCCTCGGTTGCTGGAGCAACTGTCGGACGCGTCGGACTTCTTCTTCGACTCGATGAGTCAGATCAAGATGGACACGTGGTCCAAGGGGCGGGTCGTCCTCCTGGGGGACGCGGCGTACGGGCCGTCTCCGGCGTCCGGCCAGGGGACGTCGCTGGCGTTGGTGGGGGCCTACGTGCTGGCCGGAGAGCTGGCCCGCCACAACGGCGACCATCAGCGGGCCTTCCCCGCCTACGAGGAGCGGATCCGGGACTTCGTGACACAGAACCAGAGGATCCCCGGCACTGGGCTTCCGTTCCTGGTTCCCGCGACCCGGCGCGGCACGTGGGTGCGTGACCGGTTCCTTCGCGTCGCGCCCCATCTCCGGGCGCTGAGCGGACTTCAGCGCTACCTCGACCCCATCCACCGGGCCGCCAACGCCATCGACCTTCCCGACTACCGGGAGATGGTGCTCCCCTCGGAGTGA
- a CDS encoding TetR/AcrR family transcriptional regulator — protein sequence MASGGADTRAEILRVALELFTSQGYQRTSLREIAERLGITKAALYYHFASKTDILREIVQPLVDDSTEMLETLREERVSDPRTVFEREFDLSYRHRAVFALWFTDLSVFQTLNLVGEILRWRTEVQTALLGPDATPAARVRATSALGGLQDCAVLPLDAPYETLRAESVEAALRALEPRRASES from the coding sequence GTGGCCTCAGGAGGAGCCGACACCCGCGCCGAGATTCTGCGGGTGGCCCTGGAGCTGTTCACCAGTCAGGGCTACCAACGCACCAGTCTGCGGGAGATTGCCGAGCGCCTCGGTATCACCAAGGCCGCGCTGTACTACCACTTCGCGTCCAAGACCGACATTCTGCGCGAGATCGTCCAGCCCCTGGTCGACGACAGCACCGAGATGCTGGAGACTCTCCGCGAGGAACGCGTCAGCGACCCGCGCACCGTGTTCGAGCGGGAGTTCGACCTTTCCTACCGCCACCGGGCCGTGTTCGCCCTGTGGTTCACTGACCTCTCGGTGTTCCAGACACTGAACCTGGTCGGCGAGATCCTACGGTGGCGCACGGAGGTCCAGACCGCCCTGCTTGGCCCCGACGCCACCCCCGCGGCCCGGGTCCGCGCCACGTCGGCACTCGGAGGGCTGCAGGACTGCGCCGTCCTCCCACTGGACGCGCCGTACGAGACCCTCCGCGCGGAGTCCGTCGAGGCCGCACTGCGTGCCTTGGAGCCACGGAGAGCGTCAGAAAGCTGA
- a CDS encoding IclR family transcriptional regulator, producing MGGTQSPSGVRDVKSAARTVELLELLAARENRPTTLRELSESLDAPRSSVYALVRTLIDRGWVRADASGTRYSIGIRTLLAGTTYLDTDERLRLVRPHLHTLNADLDETIHFGRLNRGDIVYLATKESTRYLRPYSRVGRRLPAYSTAMGKALLADRAGPNLDENLPRAAVALTPNTRVSHEDLLRELESVRELGYAVDHEENSVGVACVAVALRYTSPAVDAISCSLPASTLTAERMNELVTSLIRVRHGIEDVVSRTRPPGPESSTSQAG from the coding sequence ATGGGAGGCACCCAGTCGCCCAGCGGCGTCCGCGACGTCAAGTCCGCCGCCCGCACGGTCGAGCTGTTGGAGCTGTTGGCGGCCCGGGAGAACCGCCCGACCACGTTGCGGGAGCTCAGCGAGTCGCTGGACGCACCCCGCAGTAGTGTTTACGCGCTGGTCCGGACCCTGATCGACCGAGGGTGGGTGCGCGCCGACGCCAGTGGAACCCGGTACAGCATCGGGATCCGTACCCTGCTGGCCGGTACGACGTACCTGGACACCGACGAGCGTCTCCGGCTCGTCCGCCCCCACCTGCACACCCTCAACGCGGATCTGGACGAGACCATCCACTTCGGTCGGCTCAACCGGGGCGACATCGTCTATCTCGCGACCAAGGAGTCCACGCGTTACCTGCGGCCCTACAGCCGGGTCGGGCGGCGCCTCCCCGCCTACAGCACGGCGATGGGCAAAGCGCTTCTCGCGGACCGCGCGGGGCCCAACCTGGATGAGAACCTCCCTCGTGCGGCCGTGGCGCTGACGCCGAACACCCGGGTGAGCCACGAGGACCTGCTGCGCGAGCTGGAATCGGTGCGTGAACTCGGCTACGCGGTCGACCACGAGGAGAACTCCGTGGGGGTCGCCTGCGTCGCCGTGGCCCTGCGCTACACCAGCCCCGCCGTGGACGCCATCAGTTGTTCCCTCCCGGCGTCAACGCTGACCGCCGAACGGATGAACGAACTGGTCACGTCCCTGATCCGGGTGCGCCACGGGATCGAGGACGTGGTGTCGAGAACCCGGCCGCCGGGGCCGGAGTCGAGTACGAGCCAGGCGGGATGA